In the Synechococcus sp. Nb3U1 genome, one interval contains:
- a CDS encoding ferredoxin--nitrite reductase: MANQFERIKSEKDGLAVKAELEQFARLGWENIPEDDRDHRLKWLGIFSRKRTPGQFMLRLRVPNGILTSGQMRMLGAIIHPYGVDGVADITTRQNLQLRGIPIEEMPQILGYLKDVGLTSVQSGMDNVRNITGSPLAGIDPDELIDVRGLTRKVQDMITNNGEGNESFSNLPRKFNIAIAGCRDNSVHAEINDLAFIPAFKNGKLGFNVLVGGFFSARRCAEAISLNVWADPRDVVAICEAVLLVYRDHGLRANRQKSRLMWLVDEWGIEKFRATLESQIGHTLPTAAEKDEVLWHKRDLIGVHAQKQPGLNFVGLHVPVGRLQALELMELARMAEVYGSGELRLTVEQNLLIPNVPDSRVASLLKEPLLKKFSPNPGPLQRGLVSCTGNQFCNFALIETKNQAVALMEVLEQELELPRIVRIHWTGCPNSCGQPQVADIGLMGTTARKDGKPVEAVDIYMGGEVGKDAKLGECVRKGIPCEDLKPVLVELLIEHFGAKLRLHPPVAGSFPHPVAIG; this comes from the coding sequence ATGGCAAACCAATTTGAACGCATTAAAAGCGAGAAGGATGGGCTAGCGGTTAAGGCTGAATTGGAACAGTTCGCCCGCCTCGGCTGGGAAAACATTCCCGAAGATGACCGCGATCACCGCCTCAAGTGGTTGGGGATCTTCTCCCGCAAGCGCACCCCCGGTCAGTTCATGCTGCGGCTGCGGGTGCCCAATGGCATTCTCACCAGCGGCCAAATGCGCATGTTGGGGGCGATCATCCACCCCTACGGGGTCGATGGTGTAGCGGACATCACCACCCGGCAGAACCTTCAACTGCGGGGCATCCCCATTGAAGAGATGCCTCAGATTTTGGGGTATTTGAAGGATGTTGGCCTGACCAGCGTGCAGTCGGGTATGGATAACGTGCGCAACATCACGGGATCCCCCCTGGCGGGCATCGACCCAGATGAGCTGATTGACGTGCGTGGCCTTACCCGTAAGGTGCAGGACATGATCACCAACAACGGCGAGGGGAATGAATCCTTCAGTAACCTACCCCGGAAGTTCAACATCGCCATCGCTGGCTGTCGAGACAACTCTGTTCATGCCGAGATTAATGATCTGGCCTTTATCCCCGCCTTCAAAAATGGCAAGCTGGGCTTCAACGTGCTGGTGGGGGGCTTTTTTTCTGCTCGTCGCTGCGCGGAGGCTATTTCCCTCAATGTTTGGGCGGATCCGCGGGATGTGGTGGCCATTTGTGAGGCGGTGTTGCTGGTCTATCGGGATCACGGCCTGCGGGCCAACCGGCAAAAGTCACGGCTGATGTGGTTGGTGGATGAATGGGGGATCGAAAAGTTCCGAGCTACCCTGGAAAGCCAAATCGGCCATACCTTGCCTACCGCGGCGGAAAAAGACGAGGTGCTCTGGCACAAGCGGGATCTGATCGGGGTTCATGCCCAGAAGCAGCCGGGCTTGAACTTTGTCGGTCTGCACGTTCCGGTGGGACGGCTGCAGGCTCTAGAGCTGATGGAACTGGCGCGCATGGCGGAGGTGTATGGCTCCGGGGAATTGCGTCTGACGGTGGAGCAGAACCTGCTGATTCCCAACGTGCCGGATTCTCGCGTGGCCTCTTTGTTAAAGGAGCCACTGCTGAAAAAGTTCTCTCCCAATCCAGGGCCGTTGCAGCGGGGGTTGGTGTCTTGTACGGGCAATCAGTTCTGTAACTTTGCCCTGATCGAGACCAAAAATCAGGCAGTGGCCCTGATGGAAGTCTTAGAGCAAGAGCTAGAACTCCCCCGAATCGTGCGCATCCACTGGACCGGCTGCCCCAACTCCTGCGGTCAGCCGCAGGTGGCAGATATTGGCCTGATGGGCACCACTGCTCGCAAGGACGGCAAACCTGTTGAGGCGGTGGATATCTATATGGGAGGGGAAGTGGGTAAAGACGCCAAGCTGGGCGAATGTGTGCGCAAAGGGATCCCTTGCGAGGACCTAAAACCTGTCTTGGTGGAGCTGCTGATTGAGCATTTCGGGGCCAAACTTCGCCTCCATCCCCCCGTTGCTGGGTCATTTCCTCATCCCGTGGCCATCGGGTAG
- a CDS encoding CmpA/NrtA family ABC transporter substrate-binding protein, giving the protein MFNIFNASSAVSRRQFLAGAAALTAGAVTAGIPRAQSQSLGSGYWIAQADTPETTRAKLGFIALTDAAPLIIAKEKGLFEKYGMKDVEVEKQASWGTTRDNLVLGSGAGGIDGAHILTPMPYLITTGKVTDGRPVPMYILARLNLDGQGISIANTYRDLEIGLDSSPLKAKFAEARAAGGDPKCAVTFPGGTHDLWMRYWLSAGGIDPNNDVSTIVVPPPQMVANMKSRTMEAFCVGEPWNAQLINQKEGYSALTTGELWNNHPEKSLGMRADWVDAHPKAALALIKAVQEAQIWCDQLENKEEMCQILAQRRWFGIPAADILGRAQGTFDYGTSKIVENSPHVMKFWDENASYPFKSHDLWFLTEDIRWGYFPADTDIKALVEQVNREDLWREAAKAIGQESAIPASTSRGVETFFDGVQFDPENPGAYLDGLSIKKLA; this is encoded by the coding sequence ATGTTCAATATATTCAACGCTTCTTCTGCGGTATCTCGTCGGCAATTTTTGGCCGGGGCGGCGGCTCTTACGGCTGGGGCTGTCACAGCAGGGATCCCACGGGCCCAGTCTCAGTCTTTGGGCAGTGGCTACTGGATTGCTCAGGCAGATACCCCCGAAACCACCCGTGCCAAGCTAGGGTTTATTGCCCTCACGGATGCAGCTCCCCTCATTATCGCCAAGGAAAAGGGGCTGTTTGAAAAGTACGGCATGAAAGATGTGGAGGTGGAAAAACAAGCCTCCTGGGGCACCACCCGCGATAATTTGGTACTTGGCTCTGGGGCCGGTGGCATCGATGGGGCGCACATCCTCACCCCCATGCCCTACTTGATCACCACCGGCAAAGTTACCGATGGTCGGCCTGTACCGATGTACATTTTGGCCCGTTTGAATCTGGATGGACAGGGGATTAGCATTGCCAATACCTATCGGGATCTGGAAATTGGCCTAGACAGTTCCCCCCTCAAGGCCAAATTTGCCGAGGCGCGAGCTGCCGGTGGGGATCCCAAGTGTGCGGTGACCTTCCCGGGGGGAACCCATGATCTGTGGATGCGCTACTGGCTATCTGCCGGGGGAATTGATCCCAACAATGATGTTTCCACCATCGTAGTGCCGCCGCCGCAAATGGTGGCCAACATGAAATCCAGAACTATGGAAGCCTTTTGTGTGGGCGAACCCTGGAATGCTCAACTGATCAACCAAAAAGAAGGTTATTCCGCTTTAACCACCGGCGAATTGTGGAACAATCACCCCGAAAAATCTCTGGGGATGCGGGCCGATTGGGTAGATGCCCACCCCAAGGCAGCCTTGGCATTGATCAAGGCAGTGCAAGAAGCACAAATCTGGTGCGATCAACTGGAGAACAAAGAAGAGATGTGTCAAATCTTGGCACAACGGCGCTGGTTCGGGATCCCGGCAGCCGATATTTTGGGCCGTGCCCAGGGTACCTTCGACTACGGCACCAGCAAGATCGTTGAAAATAGCCCCCATGTGATGAAGTTCTGGGATGAAAACGCTTCTTATCCCTTTAAGAGTCACGATCTCTGGTTCTTAACCGAAGATATCCGTTGGGGCTATTTCCCCGCAGATACCGATATCAAAGCCCTAGTGGAGCAAGTGAACCGAGAAGACTTGTGGCGAGAAGCCGCCAAAGCCATTGGCCAGGAATCTGCCATTCCGGCAAGCACCTCCCGGGGTGTAGAGACCTTCTTCGATGGGGTGCAATTTGATCCGGAAAATCCTGGAGCCTACCTCGATGGGCTGTCCATCAAAAAGCTGGCCTAA
- the ntrB gene encoding nitrate ABC transporter permease translates to MNLIPLRKIGYNLFRILLPIIGSFGQWLLRALHSHILQFKAVVNTSSSSGSSPRSAWIQRVNLHKALRRILLPITAILVVLLLWQIIYSQPGANLPTPAQVWQDTWDPLIKDPFFDFGGNDKGLFWQIWASLQRVAIGFTLAALAGVLGGMIIGVNRWLYEAVDPIFQVLRTVPPLAWLPISLAAFRDATPSAIFVIFITAIWPILINTTVGVQRIPQDYRNVARIVHMSGWKYFFKIVFPATVPYIFTGLRIGVGLSWLAIVAAEMLIGGVGIGFFIWDAWNSSRISEIILALIYVGIVGLLLDRLMAWIGSLVVAEDH, encoded by the coding sequence ATGAACCTTATTCCCCTCCGCAAGATCGGGTACAACCTCTTCCGCATCCTGTTGCCCATCATCGGGAGCTTCGGTCAATGGCTATTGAGAGCGCTGCATAGCCACATTCTACAATTCAAAGCCGTTGTCAATACTTCCTCTAGTTCTGGATCCAGCCCCCGCTCCGCTTGGATACAACGAGTCAACCTCCATAAAGCATTGCGCCGTATTTTGTTGCCAATTACAGCAATTTTGGTGGTTTTGCTGCTCTGGCAAATTATTTACAGTCAACCAGGGGCCAATTTGCCTACCCCCGCGCAAGTTTGGCAGGATACTTGGGATCCCTTGATCAAAGATCCCTTCTTCGATTTTGGTGGCAACGATAAGGGGTTGTTCTGGCAAATTTGGGCCAGTTTGCAGCGGGTGGCGATCGGCTTTACCTTGGCGGCTTTGGCGGGAGTCCTGGGGGGGATGATCATCGGGGTGAACCGCTGGCTCTACGAGGCAGTAGATCCGATCTTTCAAGTGCTGCGCACGGTGCCTCCTTTGGCTTGGTTGCCCATTTCCCTTGCGGCCTTTCGAGATGCCACCCCTTCGGCTATTTTCGTGATTTTCATCACCGCCATCTGGCCCATTTTGATTAACACAACCGTGGGTGTGCAACGGATCCCGCAGGATTACCGCAACGTGGCTCGGATTGTGCACATGTCGGGCTGGAAATACTTTTTCAAAATTGTCTTTCCGGCAACCGTGCCTTACATCTTTACCGGCTTGCGGATTGGGGTGGGGCTGTCTTGGTTGGCGATTGTCGCGGCGGAAATGTTGATCGGTGGTGTGGGCATCGGTTTCTTTATTTGGGATGCCTGGAATAGTTCCCGCATCAGCGAGATCATTTTGGCTCTCATCTACGTTGGGATTGTCGGTCTTTTGCTGGATCGATTGATGGCTTGGATCGGTTCGCTGGTCGTTGCTGAAGATCACTAG